Genomic DNA from Chlorogloeopsis sp. ULAP01:
ACTCCTCCTGCGGGAACTCAACAATCACCTTTCCAAGTTCCCACTCCTCCTGCGGGAACTCAACAATCACCTTTCCAAGCTCCCACTCCTCCTGCGGGAACTCAACAATCACCTTTCCAAGCTCCCACTCCTCCTGCGGGAACTCAACAATCGCCTTTTCAAGCTCCCACTCCAACTCCTAATCAGCAAAATACTACTCCTCCTGGGACTGAACCAGCATTACCAACAACTCCTGAAAATCAACAAAATCAAGAACAAACAGAAACAGAACCCCGCGTGTTAGTATCGGAAGTGTTAGTGAGATCTCAAACTGGACAGGCGCTAACACCCCAACTAGAAGACGAAGTTTACAGAGCTATTCGTACTCAACCAGGAAGGACAACAACGCGATCGCAACTGCAAGAAGATATTAATGCCGTCTTTTCAACTGGCTTTTTCTCCAACGTGCAAGCAGTGCCAGAAGATACACCGTTGGGAGTGCGGGTAAGCTTTATAGTTCAACCTAACCCTGTCTTACGTGACGTAAATATCCAAGCAAATCCCGGTACTGGCATACCTTCAGTATTAGATCCAAAGGTTGTAGATGAAATTTTCCGCAACCAATACGGGCAGATTTTGAATTTACGTGATTTACAGGAAGGCATCAAGCAGTTAACCAAACGTTATCAAGATCAAGGTTATGTACTAGCGCAGGTAATTGGAGCGCCGCAAGTAACAGAAAACGGGGTTGTCACTTTACAAGTAGCAGAAGGGGTGGTAGAAGATATCCGCGTCCGTTTCCGCACTAAAGAAGGGCAAGAGACAACCGAAAAGGGAGAACCGATTCGAGGGAAAACGCAGCCTTATATTATTACACGAGAATTGCAGTTGAGACCAGGAACGGTATTCAACCGCAACATTGTGCAAAGAGACTTGCAACGGGTATTCGGACTAGGTTTGTTTGAAGATGTGAATGTTTCTCTAGATCCAGGCACTGACCCCAGTAGAGTGGATGTAGTAGTAAACGTGGTTGAGCGCAACACTGGTTCGATCGCAGCCGGGGCGGGTTTTAGTACTGCAAGTGGACTATTTGGTACAATTAGCTACCAAGAGCAAAACCTGAATGGTAGAAACCAAAAACTAGGAACAGAGTTACAGATAGGACAACGAGAATTTCTGTTTGATGTCCGATTTACAGATCCCTGGATAGCTGGCGATCCATATCGAACCTCCTACACAATTAATGGTTTTCGCCGTCGCTCGATTTCGTTGATTTTTGATGGCCCAGATCAGGATATTGAGACCTATAATCCCAGAAATCCGGGAGATGATGGTGATCGCCCCCGAATTTTACGTTTGGGTGGTGGTGTAACCTTTAGCCGTCCGTTGTCTAGAAATCCTTACGAGCGTGCAGAGTGGACAGCCTCAGCTGGTTTACAGTATCAAAGAGTTTCTAGCCGCGATCGCGATGGTGATCTCAGAAGGCGAGGTAGGCTGGAGGACGTAACAGTACCTTGTGAGCAAGATCCAAGCAATTGTATTGATTTGACTCAATCTGGAGAAGGACAAGATGATTTGTTGCTGGTACAACTTGGAGCAGTACGCGATCGTCGCAACAATCCATTGCAACCAACAAGTGGTTCTTTCTTCCGTCTAGGGGTAGATCAGTCTGTACCAGTAGGGCTGGGCAGTATTTTTATGACTAGACTGCGAGGCAGCTACAGTCAATATTTCCCAGTCAGATTTTTGAATTTTACCAAGGGGCCGCAAACCATTGCCT
This window encodes:
- a CDS encoding BamA/TamA family outer membrane protein translates to MRLSPVFMTVVAIAAPLSSSLSAEAQTTKNSKQTAEVFTSTTDREQEVNTSFPAVDVLAGTSEAGTSEALVPILTTPTTVQTSQKSQQKIVDIPAATQGQVVFPTASALKTTPQVSVTDSATSASTKIFQTFQPQANTPPTKHQEHEVSAVFPAASVVKTTSQQVAPTSELPTNTQTYKNPNQTNTVAKLSTNQQTKVNSTSGAASLKTTPRSIGTNWVNQAMLSGAAALKTTPRSIGTTWANQTIAQNPTPAPTPPSETQQSPFQAPTPPAGTQQSPFQVPTPPAGTQQSPFQAPTPPAGTQQSPFQAPTPPAGTQQSPFQAPTPTPNQQNTTPPGTEPALPTTPENQQNQEQTETEPRVLVSEVLVRSQTGQALTPQLEDEVYRAIRTQPGRTTTRSQLQEDINAVFSTGFFSNVQAVPEDTPLGVRVSFIVQPNPVLRDVNIQANPGTGIPSVLDPKVVDEIFRNQYGQILNLRDLQEGIKQLTKRYQDQGYVLAQVIGAPQVTENGVVTLQVAEGVVEDIRVRFRTKEGQETTEKGEPIRGKTQPYIITRELQLRPGTVFNRNIVQRDLQRVFGLGLFEDVNVSLDPGTDPSRVDVVVNVVERNTGSIAAGAGFSTASGLFGTISYQEQNLNGRNQKLGTELQIGQREFLFDVRFTDPWIAGDPYRTSYTINGFRRRSISLIFDGPDQDIETYNPRNPGDDGDRPRILRLGGGVTFSRPLSRNPYERAEWTASAGLQYQRVSSRDRDGDLRRRGRLEDVTVPCEQDPSNCIDLTQSGEGQDDLLLVQLGAVRDRRNNPLQPTSGSFFRLGVDQSVPVGLGSIFMTRLRGSYSQYFPVRFLNFTKGPQTIAFNIQGGTVLGDLPPYEAFTLGGSNSVRGYEEGALGSSRSFAQASLEYRFPVFSVVSGALFFDVGTDFGSETRAGELLDKNGTGYGYGIGVRVQSPLGPIRVDYGINDEGDSRINFGIGERF